One Triticum dicoccoides isolate Atlit2015 ecotype Zavitan chromosome 3B, WEW_v2.0, whole genome shotgun sequence genomic window, TAGGGCCTAGATTTAGCTCTTAATACAGGATCATTTAAGTCTGGTTTCTTTGTTATTGGGGCTCACGTACATGTCTTCGGCATATGTCTAACAAATATTGGGCTTGACTTGCCAGTAAATGTTTACCAGTTTCTAACTGGTAAACACCCTCTAAGCTTCCTTCTACTTCATTTTTCTGTTGCACTTGACTTCTTTCCGCTGCACCTTTTTCCATACGTTCATGCTAGATTCTACTGCATCTCTCCAACTTTCTACTGCAGTTACCTCCTTGCTACATCATAAAATTGCATTGGAGTAGAAAGATGCAATGTTGTAGAAAAAACATTCATCCAAATCTTAAAAAATAAACTCGCACTCATTAGCAATACTCTAAACATTCAAGATAAACATTCACTCTTCTTTTCACGGActgttaccgaaaaaggctttcgccccgctttatatataaagcaaagatcaATCACAACCCAAGTACAAACGCATTCCAAGACAACACACGCACACATCCAAGGCGGGATACATAGGCGCTAAGCGCAGCAACACCATCCCTAAAATTACAAGAGCAATCGGGGTTCTGCCATTTGTCTGTATTATTCTCTTGAACTAAAGTTTTTTTAAACCATGTATGTATGCATAGTGGTACACTTCGCAGGAACAAAGTTCTAGTTAACTATTTACTATAAGTATATATTATATGTTAGTCAAATTGGTATGCCAGAGTATGTAACGTCTTTACTCTTTCTGCAGGGGAAATTCCAACATCTGTTTTCACTATTCCAACATTGCAACGCTTAGATATTAGCTTCAACCAGCTCTCTGGCTCTGTACAAGAATTCGACGCAACATCTTCACACTTGGTGTCAGTGGACCTAAGAGTAAATAAATTGACAGGAAATATTCCCAAGTCGTTCTTTCAACTCACAAGTTTGGCATATCTTGATATTGGTTGGAATAACTTAGTGGGTTTGGTAGATCTTTCTTCATTTTGGAGGTTACGAAATCTCGCTCACTTGGGCCTTTCCAATAACAATCTGTCAGTcatggacatggttggagaaggtaacAACTCCCCATCTACCTATATCCCTCCAGTTACTTGGTTAGAATTAGCAGGTTGCAGTTTAACAAGATTCCCAAGTTCATTGGCACACCTTAACCAAATGTCTTACTTGGACCTGTCATGCAATAGAATCAGTGGGGCTATTCCAAAGTGGATATGGGCGACATGGagtagtagccttgcatatttgaaTCTTTCACACAACATGCTCAACAGTATGCAACTTAATTCATATGTTCTCCCTTTTGATCGGTTGGAAGTTCTTGATCTCAGCTCCAATCAGCTTCAGGGGCAGATTCCTATGCCAAGCCCCCCTGCAGCTATCTTACGTTATTCAAACAACAGTTTCTCTTCAATTCTTCCAAACTTCACTCTCTATCTTGGGAATGAGTTCAGAATTTCTAAAAACAATATTAGTGGGCATATACCTAACTCAGTTTGTGATTCCAGTATCAGCCTCCTTGACCTATCATTTAACTACTTCAGTGGGTGGATACCACCCTGTCTAATAGAAGATGGTTACATGAGCGCGTTGATTTTGCGTGAGAATCAATTTGAAGGTGTGTTGCCTAACAACATCAAAGACCAATGCCAGCTTCTTACATTAGACTTGAACAACAATAAGATTGTAGGGCAGCTTCCAAGGACACTTACCAAGTGTTTGCAGCTGGAGTTCCTTGACTGTGGAAATAACCACATGGCTGATACTTTTCCATCATGGCTTGGGAAGCTTCCCGAACTTCGGGTCCTTGTCTTGAGATCCAACCAATTCTATGGCTCGATGGGTGGTGATCTTCACAGAGATTACAAATATGGAGAATACTTCTCTAGCTTGCAGATTCTTGATCTTGCCTCGAACAAATTTTCTGGCAAATTGAGTCCAAAATGGTTTGAGGGGTTGAAATCAATGATGGCAGAGTCCAATACCACAGGTGAAATTGTCATAGCTGACAATGGGACACTGACATTCTATCAAGATACTGTGGCGATAACATATAAAAGCACCTATAGGTCATTTGTTAAGATCCTGACTACTTTGACCGTAATTGACCTTTCAAATAATTCATTTGAGGGAACCATTCCTGAATCACTTGGGAGACTTGTTTCACTACTTGCACTAAACATGTCAGGCAATGCCTTCACCGGTGATATTCCGCGGGAATTAGGCAGGATGAGTCAGCTAGAAGCACTAGACCTGTCCCAGAACCAGCTTTCTGGTGATATTCCAGAGGCGCTAACAAATCTCACCTTTCTTGGTTTCTTGAACTTGTCCAACAACCAGTTGGTGGGAAGGATACCTCGGTCAGGTCAGTTTTTTGGGACGTTCCAAAACAGTTCATTTGAAGGGAATCTGGGTCTGTGTGGACCGCCACTGTCCAACCCATGCGACATTGCACCCGCTCCTCGAAGTGTGGCGCATGGGGAGAAGTCCTCCCATGTGGACGTCATCTTGTTTCTCTTTGTCGGGCTGGGCTTTGGCATTGGATTTGCAGCTGCCATCCTGATGAGATGGGGTCGGATCGGCGAATGGTTTGTGAAATCTGCAAGAGCTTTGAGGACTTGATCTGAACACTGGAGATTGCTTCAACCGTTGCTGCTAGTGATGTGTGTGCAGTGCCTTTATGTATTATTAAGCCTTTGCTACGTCATATCTTCTGTATGTGTAGTTATCTGTAAGGATATTACATCTCCAGGTTTCACATCTTGTAATGTATGCCATTCTCTAGGTTAAACATCTTGGAATGTATCTCCTGTCATCTCCAGGTTTAAACGTGTTGTTTAGGTTTAACTTGGAGGCAAATGTTGTAATAAGTTTGTAATCTTCTTAGTCGACAATAATAAACAACACGCGGCCTGAGAATGGTTATACGCTTTGCCAACACATCTGATTTCCTTTATACGACTAGCTTCTTGTGGCAACGTCTTCTGTCTGAAACATAGTTCGTTCTTTGTTTCAGTTACCGCAGTGAACGTATGAAACTAACCATCATTTTGCAGAACTCTTTCTGTATATTCTTTTTTTTGGAACAGAGGCTCaagaagagcccggctttgaattaacaaagccatcaaccggccaggattacaaccACTGCATTACAAACTCGAACAAAACAAAAAGACAAAACACGACAAGATACAAGGGTGCTGGAAGGCAACTCTCAAAACCTCACACACTACAGCTAGAAGATAGCACATGATAAGCATAAGCTGAAGCACGCAGAGGCCCTCATCCACCCAAGGCTCACCAGGGAAGAAGAAATGGGGCTCCGGGAAGCGCCCGCTGTCGAGGATAGGCTATGACAACACCAAACACCAAAGCCCTGGAACAACATCACCAACCATTCCCACTGTCAAAAGAGTCCCCTGCCTCCTCGCCTGGCTCGAAAGGCGCCGAACCGTCGACATATGGGGTGTTCACCCTAGAACATGGACGGAAGGATGCAACCAGAAGGAGTAGGAACAGAGCACACCCTACATGACTAAGAAACTTCACCAGAAACACCGCATCACCGCTGCCCACTGACGATCCTCTGGAGAGGAAAAAGATGCCGGTCAGACAACAACAGGGTGTCCAGGAAGGACGGAGCAATGAGGAGGCAGGACCAAGGCCGAGGAATGACGCTCCGGCACTCACAACTTGCACAACTGTAGCCGCCGGAGGAGGGGAACCCGATCCCCTCCTGGCCAGAGGCCGTCGTACCAAGCTGTCACCAGTTGCAGAGAGAGCACCAGAAGAAACCCGAACACTGCCGGACCTGCCAAGCTGCCGCAGCCGCCACATGGGGCACACAGTCGCAGTCGCCCGACAACCACCACACCGCAGTGCCCACAATCCAAAAAGCATCCAAGGCGACGACTTCAAGAAGCAAACGGAGCCAAGGGCACTGTCGCCGCCCAACAAAGTTCGAGCTTTCACCCGGGAGGCTAGGGGAAGGGGAGGGTGGAGCAAAAGACCTGGAtggcgcctccaagaaggggagCGACGTCTATGGACGTCGCCGCCATGGATTTCTCCCGGTCAAGGCTCCACACCACCAACACCACATCCATCTCCAGGCACCGGAGAACCAAGTCGATCCATACCAGATCTGAAGCGGTGGAGCACGCAGGGCAGCAGAAGGGGGAAGGGGCGGCCAGATCCGGAGCCGAAGAGGCCAGAAGCCCCACCATCGGTGCCGCGGATCTCGTCTGTCGGGAGCTTGCTGCCCGCGCAGCCAGCCCACCGGACCACACCCGCGCCACCACCAGCCGAGGAGACGGTGGCGCCTCACCGAACGAGGCCACCGCCCCGGATTCCGACGCCCCCCGCTGGAGAAACGGAGCAGCagaggccccgccgccaccttccttggCGACGCCCCGGGCTTGCCCGGCGGATGCCTCTGGTGGCGGCGAGGAGGGAGGGGAGGAAGGGGGAGGCGGCGAGATCTAGGATTGTCGCCCTCGAGGCGCCCGAGAGGGGCGACGCGAGGGAGGGGGTGGGCGGATTTTCTGTATATCCTTAAAAAGTATTTATGATTTATTTTGACTGCAGAGCCTCCAGCCCCAAAGCACAGCTCCCTGTAGTTTTGTTTATGATTTATGTTTCAGACTTCTTGATTGCACATGATCCATTATAATTAAGTTATTTCAAACCTCGAGCTTATATTTTGAACCTGCTCCGTCAGTTTTCACAAATGCAACAGCTTTCTTTCTTACAAAAAATCGGTACTGCGAGTAAAATCTGTTCTAATATAGGTACAAAActaatttttttatttctactttttGCCAaacttttatttttatgttttcttttttcGTTATTAATACCAAGACATTATtccaattcatgaatatttttaaagtcCACGTTTTCGAAAATTCATGTATATTTttaaaatccatgaacatttttataatttgCGTACATTTGTAATAAAATCTTCAACATTTTTATTAAATTTGGCTTTTTCTTCTAAATGTTATGGATAtttaaaattttggaaaattttctataTTTTTTGACTGTGTTTTAATtttaaattccaattttttttcagAAAGTTCTTAAATTCTTGCAGTAGTCAATTTTTGGGGAGAAAAGAGGTCATCCCAACGGGCGATATAGGATCCTCAAAAAAATATAATGTGGAACAAGCGCCCCCCGCCGGCGCTCTCACCAGTCTATGCAAGATAGGGGACTCGTGCAACCCTGTAGCGTTCTGTAACGATAGACTTGTAGCTAAACTCACTATCAAAAACATTATGCATGATTTTCCCCTCAAGATTGCAATATTTTACTGAAATTCTTTTATTTGCGAAATATTTTtataattcacatatattttttatattgtaaagtttgaaaaaaaaactaTCTGTAGTCGGTTTTTGGGAAAAGCCGGTCGACCCAACATATGATATGGGCAACTACTGCTGGAGAAATAGGTCTTGGAGAGCGCCTCTTCGGTGCCTTATGCGCCACTAGAGCGACAAACGCTCAAACGGCCCCGCTCATGGGCCAGCCCAACCAACAGGCGAGCAATCGCTCGTCATGCATGGTTTTATTCAGTTCTCTCGTCATTCGGTTTCTAGTTGACTGGTCGCATTGACGGGTTGAAAATTAATATTTAaaaaatgtaattttgaaaaatgttcaagaatTCTAAAAAATGACAGGTTTTAAAAGTTCGTGGAGTTGAAAATTTTCTAGACTTTTAAAATTAAACTATTGTAGAAATAAAATAACTTTAAAATTTGAAGATATTTTTTGGAAAAGTTCATGAAATTAGAAAAAATTTTGCACCTAAAATTGAACAATATTGAGGGAATTTGGAAAAATTCGcagatttgagaaaagttcattaatttgatAAAAGCTCAAGGCTTGGAAAGTTCATAAATAAAAAAGttcacaataataataataataaattcatgaatttgaaagaaaACATAAAAAATAGAAGAAGTTCATAGAGTTTGAAAATAAAACGTTCACGTATATGAAAAAAGATTGCAGGATTTTTAAAATAGAGTTCATGGATGAAAAAATGTCATTTATTTGTAAAATAAAGTTCCAAATTTCAGAACAagttcatcagttttgaaaaaaaaagtgaaCGAATTCGGGAAAAGTTTGAGAGATTTCAAAAAGAATGTGAGGAAATGAAGTTCACCACCTTAACAAACTTGAAGAAATTGGAAGAGTTCATGGATGTCGAAAAGTCCTGAATTTGAAGAATgttttgaatttttaaaaagttcatgcaTTTTGAAAAGAAAAGTAAACTAAAAGCAACGatgaaaaataaagaaaaaggaaaaagaaaaaagaaaataaattgaaAAGGAAAAACCATACAAAAAATAGTACAGAAAAaactaaagaaaaaaaaacaggaacAACTCTCTCGCGTTGcaaccttatatgggccggcctttaCAGAATGCCTTCAGGCGCCAGTTAACGAAATGCACGTTAGCTGGCACAGAAGGCGCCGAATAGGAATTGGGTAGTTCATGCTTTGCCTGTTAGCCCAGAAGCATGCGTGTCCGACACGTTACATGCCCGACCCAGCGTGGGGCTAAATGGGCCTTGGATTGCACTTCCTTTGTCGGCGCTCAGAGGCACTGCCTCCATGATGCGCGCGGCGAAGCTGCCTTCACTCAGAGGTCCTACCATGGATCGATTCGCCGCCCCTCGTCATTGCACAGGTCAGGAGGGGCTTGGCTGATATCATTCTGTGTGTTGGACGATCCTTTGAGTTCGAGATGTTTCACCTTCGCTCAACCGTGTGTACTTGTGGTGCCTACATGATTCATTACCTCACTAGTTGGGATGTTATCTTGCCAGTGTTATGTTTACTTCATTGTATCTGGATGGATTCAGGAGAACATGGAGATTGACAGAATTCTTTGGTCAATACCCAAGCATTGAGGTTCTACATAATCCATGGGGGGCTTACATAGAAATAGAACGATTCGCCATCTGCATTTCATAAACTTGGCCATTCATAGAGCAATCCGCGTGTCAGTTAGCGGTTGAAGCGTTTGACATATATATAGTGATGACAATATCACTGTATAGTTTGTAGTAAGAAACAATGTTGTTTGATTATCTGTTCAAAATACTATTCTTAAGTAAATATTTTAATTTAAAACTGTACCGAAAAAATTCTTTTTCTAGTCACCACTTCTTGTAGGGAGTTTGACTGATGTGGGGGCATATATAACATCAAAGGCCCAGTGCCCAGATCCTTCGTTCGAGCTTTTTTGATTCCAACGTCTCGCCTGATCCGTCGTATTATTGTTATCCTTACTAACAAAAAGGTCTGTGCGTTGCAATAGGAAAAAAAAATAGTCTATTTTTTTTATTAGTAGGTAGTATAGATCCAGTTCGACTCGTGATGATTCGGTAGCCTAATTTAAGGACAAATTGGCATCCTCACCAGTGCCGCGTTACCTGATTGCACACATAAACAATTAATGCCTAGTCTTGCTTGACGAAGTACCGTCAAACAACCAATCAAAGCTACGTGTTGGTACTCCAATTAACCTGCACCACTACACGCTGCACAGTTGTGCTCAGTCATCACGCACATATAGTACAAGTCTTGTTTAGCAGGAGCTTTTTGTCTTGAACCGTTGCATTATTATTCGGAAGATTTGAGTCTTGacggaaaaaaaattatatgagaccaggtctcacggattagcaggtgagacccatcctgatgaatGACACATGACATTCATAAATCACAAAGCATTTACCCCACCCCCACCTGAAATCAGGAGGGGGAGAGATTAGAtgatttgtgatttgtgaatgccacgtgtcatctatcaggacgggtctcacctgaGTCTTGACCGTAGACCAGTGGAAAACTTCAAGTCATATGACTTCTGCAAAAACTATTTGTTGGACCAATCACATGTATGCATGAGCCTCAAATCATTAAATTTAAATACAACCCCTAAAAAACAATGCATTGTGGTATTAGTTGTGTTTTAAATTTTTATACCTTCTAGAATAATGTCCACCCATCATTTTCACGTAGAAAAACGCTAGCTCTCGACCTTCCCATGAAAACCGTCAAAGCCATGAACAAGATCATCTGTGCTTTCCTATGGTGTGGCAAAGCAAATGCGAATGGAGGACATTGCTCCGTTGCGTGGGAGACGGTGTGCACACCCAAGTGGGCTGGTGGTTTGGGAATTCCCAACCTGCCTTGGCTCAACACCGCGATGCTTGCACGATGGCCATGGCTACAGCGTGTGGATGAGGAACGATCTTGGAAGGATTTTAGGATCGATGTGCCTAAGGCATTCATAGCTCTGTTTTGTGCGGCTACTCGAGCTACGGTTGGTGATGGGCCACAAATCATTTTTTAGGAGGACCGTTGGATGGATCGGAATGCGTGTGCAAGATGTAGCGCCACTAATATATGCTGCAGTCGCATGGCGAGCACGGGAAGGCAGGAGGCTCGATGATGCTTTGTTGACAGGTGCGCCCAAATCGAGGCTTTGCAGTAGTAGTAGTATTTGCACTTGTGGCAGCAGCTTCAAGTGGGTCCAGCTGAGGGCTGGAACGCCAGACATCCTTTCTTAAGCGTGGGAAAAGAATGGGTCATTACGCCAAGTTCGCTGGAAGAGAGGTCGTGCCGACCACGAACTTCACATGGAAGTCGAGTGCTCTGCTTCGATGTCGCCCTGAAAAACCGGTGTTGGACTTCGGACGGGCTCGCTCGGACCTCGGAGGGGCCTACCCTGTCATGACGCCTGTCCATTTTTTGCACATGAGGAAGAAACAATCGAGCACATACTGCTGATATGTGTCTTTGCAAGGACCATTCAGAATGCAAGATAAACCAGCTGATTGGTGTGCAAGCAAACCCAAGGAGCTACGGGCCTTCGCCAGGCTATAGATTTGGGAATTATGGAAGCATATGAATTCCATAGTCTTTGAGGGTGTCACCCCCTCGCTTTATATTGTCATCAGGAGAATGAGAATTGCAGATGAAGGAACAGCATGGCATCACGCACGATGTCTCAAGGGTGACTGGGACAGGTAGCGGCGGAGCTCTACCGGTGGGTGAGACCTGAGTAGTATCATGTATGCAtctatagtggactcgtgtgctgtATGCTTAGGGTGTGGCATTGGTTGATGTACTCGTATATGCTGTAACATCAACTGTGGACTGTAGTCTGTACCCATATGCTTTCTATATAATATGATACGCACACTCCGAGAAAAAAAATGCTTACTCTAGATCGCGGCTGGCAAACTCTTTTTCGGAACTTAATGCTGCCCGCATCCATCTCCTAACTAGCTCTACTAGCAAAGCTTGCTACAGTATGCAACATCATAGTACGTGGGTAGATAGAAAAGATAAGCCGCCTATTGATGGCTGTTGTTAGGATGCCATTTTGGTCTCTCACCCCATCAATGTATAAATGTTGCGAGTGGTTGAGTAGAACTGTAGAGGGAAGTGACTTAACGACACTAAACGGGACATGGTCCCAGAGTGAACAATTTAGATCGAACCGGGAGCTACGAGTGGAGTTAGTGCATACATCTTCAGTTCCGTTGGCAGCATTAAAGCAAAAGAAACAAGGACATAGTATTCACTGTTCTAACTTTATAATATGTTGGATCAAGCATTAAATTAAAAGAAAGAAAGACACATAGTACTAGGACAATGATGTACTCCGTCTCAAAAAatttgtcttagatttttctaaatacggatgtattaccaacttgtaacacccacgatgcggctatatctcccacgtgtcgaggcatgacttaaaggcataaccgcattgtggttttgtcacaacaagggtcatcttcacacaatcccatgtaatgaacaagaaagggataaatagagttggcttacaatcgccacttcacacaatgaacaaatagttcatacatcattcagagtacacacaaggtccgactacgaaactaaaagaaaagaagacaaccccaaatgctagatccccgatcgtcccaactgggctccactactgatcatcaggaaaagacacgtagtaacggccaaggacctcgtcgaactcccacttgagttcggtagcatcacctgcactggtatcatcggcacctgcaactgtttggtattatcttgtgagtcacgaggactcagcaatctcaaaacccgtgagatcaagactatttaagcttaagggtaggacaaggtaatgaggtggagttgcagcaattgataagcaaaatatggtggctaaaggcgagtacaagagtaagaagagaaactacgcaacggtcgtcatctagaagttatcaagaagtgatcctgaagactacttacgtttaaacataacccaaaccgtgttcacttcccggactccgccgaaaagagaccatcacggctacacacacggttgatgcattttaattaagtcaagtgtcaagttatctacaaccggatattaacaaattcccatctgccacataatcgcgggcacgactctcgaaaatttataccatgcaggggtgtcccaacttagcccattataagctctcacgaccaacgaaggatattccttctcccgggaagacccgatcagactcggaatcccggttacaagacatttcgacaatggtaaaacaagaccagcaagaccgcccgaatgtgccgacaaatcctgataggagctgcacattgagggagtcctggattaaggggtcctcggacagccagactatatactttggtcggactgttggactatgaagatacaaaatagaaaacttcgtcccgtttccggatgggactctcctttgcgtggaaggcaagcttggcgattcggatatgtagatttccttctctgtaaccgactctgtgtaaccctagccccctccggtgtctatataaaccggagggtttagtctgtaggactaaGAAAGAACAATCATGATCATAGGCTGGCTTTTAGGGTTAGCCTCctcgatcccgtggtagatcaactcttgtaatactcatatcatcaagatcaatcaagcaggaagtagggtattacctccatagagagggaccgaacctgggtaaacatcgtgtcccccgcctcctgttaccattagccttagacgcacagttcaggaccccctacccgatatccgccgattttgacactgacattggtgctttcattgagagttccattgtgtcgtcatcataaggcttgatggccccttcaatcatctacaacaacgcagtccagggcaaGACTTTTTCCCCAAACAAATCTttttattcggcggcttcgtactgcgggccaactcgcttggccatctggagcagatcgatagctacgcccctggccaccaggtcaggtttggaaatttGAATTACATTGCCGATGTCcgggagacttaatcttcgacggattcgaacccgcGACATCCGCTCCCTGTAGCTATGATGAAcccgacttaaatctgtcatcgtacTATGCTTAGGAGACAGCACCTGTGACtgtcctggccctagatccagaacaGATCATGCCGTCCGCAGACGAGGGGCTGGACCCCATCACGGAAGCCGCATACTCTATGGCGCTTGAGCCGAACACAAattcaatgtagataaagaaagtgcttctgttttttaatgtatgtttcatcaactagtcccactgttaatgtttaagcgtttctgcaaactagggtgcttaattttagttgatatgtataaaaatagagatttgaatgtctcaaggcgcctccttgtactaccgttgtacactgatgttcatcactggcagaaggtgtatctgggagacttgggacgatgtccagtatgaggcataccgtatgaggcgttgcagggcccatctcgccctcgcggcatggcatactatgatactatcgcaatattttcttctatttattttgtgtgtttcatcaactagtgccactataatgtaatcatgctttttcattatctgtgcaaatagggttattcagctgcattttggtggaactacacaaatgtacgtatggaaccgacatatatgcagaatgtggtgggagaacgaatactcatgtggctccgacTGGCTCTGCAccatcacgaacggcacaccatactcgatcgattcgttatcctctgggtgcttga contains:
- the LOC119280602 gene encoding receptor-like protein 33; this encodes MALICRVLPAFLVVLAALATPSNSHGDGKLTLRCHPDQAATLLQLKKSFSFLRYPNPLESWQDGTDCCLWEGVGCSNSSGRVTALELGGCGSCSQGLDPAIFDLTSLQVLDLSMNNFGPYSLPANGFERLASLTHLNLSYSGFVGQIPTGIGKLANLISLDLSNNYGSCSEDSFCSHVTKTHDFFQTELEVLNFEILVANLSSLRELYLDEVDMSSSRDWCHALAKSLPHLRVLSLSFCGLSGPICPSLSALHSLTMINLEGNFDIPAPFPVLFMDFLNLSVLQLAGTNLQGWFPRRTFQSRTLRVLDLSFNENLSGHMPNFSNTSSLETMMLDVTNFSFGKPGSFSNFKSLQALSLDVDFAFMEHQSSLGIHTSLRHLELTQMDSTKDLGLILSWIGDLQNLASLELRGWNFSWKSFSSVAKLKNLRSLSMYYCSFTKPSLPAIGNLVNLRSLVIHQCELNGPMPSAIGNLADLESLEITDYDFLGPIPSAIGNLRSLKSLEINFSGPMPPAICNLSNLEALEMSNSGFSGPIPYAVGLLKKLTSLRLQESSFSGSIPDSIFNLTRLIELDLSFNLLSGEIPTSVFTIPTLQRLDISFNQLSGSVQEFDATSSHLVSVDLRVNKLTGNIPKSFFQLTSLAYLDIGWNNLVGLVDLSSFWRLRNLAHLGLSNNNLSVMDMVGEGNNSPSTYIPPVTWLELAGCSLTRFPSSLAHLNQMSYLDLSCNRISGAIPKWIWATWSSSLAYLNLSHNMLNSMQLNSYVLPFDRLEVLDLSSNQLQGQIPMPSPPAAILRYSNNSFSSILPNFTLYLGNEFRISKNNISGHIPNSVCDSSISLLDLSFNYFSGWIPPCLIEDGYMSALILRENQFEGVLPNNIKDQCQLLTLDLNNNKIVGQLPRTLTKCLQLEFLDCGNNHMADTFPSWLGKLPELRVLVLRSNQFYGSMGGDLHRDYKYGEYFSSLQILDLASNKFSGKLSPKWFEGLKSMMAESNTTGEIVIADNGTLTFYQDTVAITYKSTYRSFVKILTTLTVIDLSNNSFEGTIPESLGRLVSLLALNMSGNAFTGDIPRELGRMSQLEALDLSQNQLSGDIPEALTNLTFLGFLNLSNNQLVGRIPRSGQFFGTFQNSSFEGNLGLCGPPLSNPCDIAPAPRSVAHGEKSSHVDVILFLFVGLGFGIGFAAAILMRWGRIGEWFVKSARALRT